Proteins encoded together in one Bradyrhizobium sp. CB82 window:
- a CDS encoding glutathione S-transferase family protein: MFTLFHHPFCPHSRFIRLIIGEYGLDLKLVEERAWERREAFLTLNPAGTTPVLATEEQPSVPGAAIIAEYLDEAHGAAMGVKRLMPETIAERIEVRRLMAWFNEKFFEEVSHPLVTERIYKRFMSEENGGGPPSADVMRAAKANVRYHLAYIGWLAQTRNFLAGDRLTYADLAAAAHLSAIDYLGDVPWSEDEAAKAWYARVKSRPSFRPLLSEWLAGVPASRTYVDLDF, encoded by the coding sequence ATGTTCACGCTGTTTCATCATCCGTTCTGCCCGCATTCGCGCTTCATTCGCCTGATCATCGGCGAGTACGGGCTCGACCTGAAGCTGGTGGAAGAGCGCGCCTGGGAACGGCGCGAGGCCTTTCTGACGCTCAATCCGGCGGGTACCACCCCGGTGCTGGCGACCGAGGAACAGCCATCCGTTCCGGGCGCCGCCATCATCGCCGAATACCTCGACGAGGCCCATGGCGCCGCGATGGGCGTCAAGCGGCTGATGCCGGAAACAATTGCCGAGCGCATCGAGGTGCGGCGGCTGATGGCGTGGTTCAACGAGAAATTCTTCGAGGAAGTCTCTCATCCTCTGGTGACTGAACGCATCTACAAGCGTTTCATGAGCGAGGAGAATGGCGGCGGCCCGCCTTCCGCGGACGTGATGCGCGCCGCCAAGGCCAATGTGCGCTATCATCTGGCCTATATCGGCTGGCTGGCGCAGACGCGAAATTTCCTCGCCGGCGACCGGCTCACTTACGCGGATCTCGCCGCCGCGGCGCACCTTTCGGCGATCGACTATCTGGGCGACGTGCCATGGAGCGAGGACGAGGCGGCAAAGGCGTGGTACGCGCGGGTGAAATCCCGCCCGTCGTTCCGCCCGCTGCTGAGCGAATGGCTGGCCGGCGTGCCGGCGTCGCGGACCTACGTGGACCTGGATTTCTGA
- a CDS encoding SDR family oxidoreductase: protein MNSRKIVLVLGGSSDIGRATARSFAKAGWDVQLAGREAVALEPDAADLHARYDINASTHRFDVLDTASFVDFVAGLPALPDVVVSIVGLLGSQQTAERELEHAATIMRSNYEGPALILGLFAEKFLARGSGSIVGVSSVAGDRGRASNYVYGSAKAGFSAFLSGLRARTSRGGVHVVTVKPGFVRTRMTEGMKLIGPLTVEAPVVGDAIFGAVERRTDVVYVSGKWRLVMLIIKALPEAVFKKLKF from the coding sequence GTGAACTCTCGCAAGATCGTACTGGTGTTAGGGGGCAGCTCCGATATCGGACGCGCCACGGCGCGCAGTTTTGCCAAGGCCGGCTGGGATGTTCAGCTCGCGGGCCGCGAGGCGGTCGCGCTGGAGCCCGATGCCGCCGACCTGCACGCGCGCTACGACATCAATGCCAGCACCCATCGCTTCGACGTGCTGGACACCGCATCGTTCGTCGACTTCGTGGCTGGGCTTCCGGCGCTGCCCGATGTCGTCGTCTCGATCGTCGGCCTTCTGGGCTCGCAGCAGACGGCAGAGCGCGAGCTCGAGCATGCGGCGACGATCATGCGCTCGAACTACGAAGGCCCTGCGCTGATCCTCGGCCTGTTCGCCGAAAAATTCTTGGCGCGCGGCAGTGGCTCGATCGTCGGGGTGTCCTCGGTCGCGGGCGACCGCGGCCGCGCCTCGAACTACGTCTACGGCTCCGCCAAGGCCGGATTTTCCGCGTTCCTGTCAGGCCTGCGCGCCCGCACGAGCCGCGGCGGAGTTCACGTCGTGACCGTGAAGCCGGGCTTCGTCCGCACCAGGATGACCGAGGGCATGAAGCTGATCGGCCCGTTGACCGTGGAGGCGCCCGTGGTCGGCGATGCCATCTTTGGCGCTGTCGAGCGCCGGACCGACGTCGTCTATGTCAGCGGCAAATGGCGCCTCGTGATGCTCATCATCAAGGCGCTGCCCGAAGCCGTCTTCAAGAAGCTGAAGTTTTGA
- a CDS encoding FAD-binding oxidoreductase, with product MALICGWGRFPAVDTDLLTPRSFDAVGDAIAATSGGIARGNGRAYGDAGIGVSQTIAMTGFDRVRSFDPATGRVRLEAGVLLSDLIDTFGPRGFLPYVVPGTRFVSVGGAIAADVHGKNHHCEGGFGRYVDSILLRTGTGETIEVSHEANPEVFLATIGGMGLTGVILEATLRLRPVETGWIRERVISASDLHAAMRALDAGDSATYSVAWIDCVARGSDLGRSLIYLGEHARASELSDGTEAFPRGRDPRLTVPIDLPSMTLNRFSVRAFNELYYRMGARRAGGSHLVSIFPYFFPLDGVGAWNRIYGRRGFLQHQCVIPQDGALAVLGDILDRVSRRGDASFLTVLKKLGQGDGLMSFPMPGYTLALDFPVTGSIMNFVDEIDRLVVAAGGRLYLAKDARQSRATFEAGYPALQRFKEIRASLDPTGKIRSKLSQRLFDEVRP from the coding sequence ATGGCGCTGATCTGCGGCTGGGGACGTTTCCCGGCCGTCGATACCGACCTCCTGACCCCGCGATCGTTCGATGCGGTCGGCGATGCCATCGCCGCGACCTCCGGCGGCATCGCGCGTGGCAACGGCCGCGCCTATGGCGACGCCGGCATCGGCGTCAGCCAGACCATTGCCATGACGGGCTTCGACCGCGTCAGGTCGTTCGATCCAGCGACCGGGCGTGTTCGCCTGGAGGCCGGCGTGCTGCTGTCGGATTTGATCGACACGTTTGGCCCGCGCGGCTTTCTGCCTTACGTCGTGCCTGGGACCCGCTTCGTCTCGGTCGGCGGCGCCATCGCTGCCGACGTGCACGGCAAGAACCATCATTGCGAAGGCGGCTTCGGCCGCTATGTCGACAGCATTCTGCTGCGCACCGGTACCGGCGAGACCATCGAGGTCTCGCACGAAGCGAATCCGGAGGTCTTTCTCGCCACCATCGGCGGCATGGGCCTGACCGGTGTGATCCTCGAGGCGACGCTCAGGCTGAGGCCGGTCGAGACCGGCTGGATCCGCGAGCGGGTAATCTCGGCGTCCGATTTGCATGCGGCGATGCGCGCGCTCGATGCCGGCGACTCCGCGACCTACTCAGTGGCGTGGATCGATTGCGTGGCACGCGGCAGCGATCTCGGCCGCTCGCTGATCTATCTCGGCGAGCATGCCCGTGCCAGCGAGCTGTCTGATGGTACCGAGGCCTTTCCCCGCGGGCGCGATCCGAGGCTCACCGTGCCCATCGACCTGCCGTCGATGACGCTGAATCGCTTCAGCGTCCGCGCCTTCAACGAGCTCTATTATCGCATGGGTGCGCGCCGCGCCGGCGGCAGTCACCTGGTCTCGATCTTTCCCTATTTCTTTCCACTCGACGGCGTCGGCGCCTGGAATCGCATCTACGGCCGGCGCGGCTTCCTCCAGCATCAATGCGTGATCCCGCAGGATGGTGCGCTTGCCGTGCTCGGCGACATCCTCGATCGCGTCTCCCGGCGCGGCGACGCCTCGTTCCTCACCGTGCTCAAGAAGCTTGGCCAGGGCGACGGCCTGATGTCGTTTCCGATGCCCGGCTACACGCTGGCGCTGGATTTCCCGGTGACCGGAAGCATCATGAATTTCGTCGACGAGATCGACCGTCTCGTCGTCGCAGCCGGTGGCCGGCTTTATCTGGCGAAGGACGCGCGTCAATCGCGCGCCACCTTCGAGGCCGGCTATCCGGCCCTGCAGCGCTTCAAGGAGATCCGGGCATCGCTCGATCCAACCGGGAAAATCCGCTCAAAGCTTTCGCAGCGTTTGTTTGATGAGGTGCGGCCGTGA
- the lptC gene encoding LPS export ABC transporter periplasmic protein LptC, translating into MNSVQTPAYDALEARFAAAARHSRLVHILRIAVPVTVVVAMAMIVFVSAFNKFRTTKEVAFDPGNLVVSGTKITMETPHLSGYTPDQRPYELWAKTATQDIRDPDHVDLHKLRAKLLMQDQSTVFLDALNGYFDNKQQQLDLRKNIVLTTSTGYEAHLSQAFVDMVNNTVTSDEHVDVKLTNGTLSSDRLKIMEGGDVIRFEGNVVMYLDKLSTDEPVAAPQVPVEPAPPPKTRVLQNKSATSR; encoded by the coding sequence GTGAATTCGGTCCAGACCCCAGCCTATGATGCCCTGGAGGCGCGCTTCGCGGCAGCGGCGCGTCACAGCCGGCTGGTCCACATTCTGCGCATCGCCGTGCCGGTGACGGTCGTCGTGGCGATGGCCATGATCGTCTTCGTCTCGGCCTTCAACAAGTTCCGGACCACGAAGGAAGTGGCTTTCGATCCCGGAAATCTGGTGGTCTCCGGCACCAAGATCACCATGGAAACCCCGCACCTGTCGGGCTACACGCCCGACCAGCGACCCTATGAGCTCTGGGCCAAGACGGCGACCCAGGACATCAGAGATCCCGACCATGTCGATTTGCACAAGCTCAGGGCCAAGCTCCTGATGCAGGATCAATCGACCGTGTTCCTCGATGCCCTCAACGGATACTTCGACAACAAGCAACAGCAGCTCGATCTTCGCAAGAACATCGTGCTCACCACCTCGACTGGTTATGAAGCCCATCTCAGCCAGGCCTTCGTCGACATGGTCAACAACACGGTCACCTCGGATGAACATGTCGACGTCAAGCTGACCAACGGTACCCTGTCCTCCGACCGCCTGAAGATCATGGAGGGCGGCGACGTCATCCGCTTCGAGGGCAACGTCGTGATGTACCTCGACAAGCTCAGCACCGACGAGCCGGTTGCCGCCCCGCAAGTGCCCGTCGAGCCCGCGCCGCCGCCGAAAACGCGCGTCCTCCAAAACAAGTCTGCGACTTCAAGATGA
- the queG gene encoding tRNA epoxyqueuosine(34) reductase QueG, translating to MAGRRAGVADLRGPGFLTEAGLSDLKVALAREAQALGFDCIGVTEPGAIEGAGKHFLEFIASGAHGDMDWLAAQPERRVDPRGLWSEVRSVIMLGVNYGPDQDPLAILKARSRAAISVYAQGDDYHDLIKKRLKALARWLVATAPCEVKVFVDTAAVMEKPLAQAASLGWQGKHTNLVSREFGSWLFLGAIYTTLKLPRDDSEIDHCGSCRACLDICPTAAFPAPYKLDARRCISYLTIETKGPIPREFRKAIGNRIYGCDDCLAACPWNKFAQEGREAKLAAREALRAPDLAVLARLDDTAFRSLFTKSPVKRVGRDRFLRNVLIAIGNSGHAALAEEARRLLADASPLVRGAAVWALGQLLSREEFAATRAVSIANEHDASVREEWQAAS from the coding sequence ATGGCTGGCCGGCGTGCCGGCGTCGCGGACCTACGTGGACCTGGATTTCTGACCGAAGCCGGTCTGTCTGACCTGAAGGTGGCGCTTGCGCGCGAAGCGCAAGCCCTGGGCTTCGACTGCATCGGCGTCACCGAGCCCGGCGCGATCGAAGGCGCCGGAAAACACTTCCTCGAGTTCATCGCCTCCGGCGCCCATGGCGACATGGACTGGCTTGCCGCGCAGCCGGAGCGCCGCGTCGATCCGCGCGGGCTGTGGAGCGAGGTGCGCTCCGTGATCATGCTGGGCGTCAACTACGGTCCCGACCAGGATCCGCTGGCGATCCTCAAAGCACGCTCGCGCGCTGCGATCTCGGTCTACGCCCAAGGCGACGACTATCATGACCTGATCAAGAAGCGGTTGAAGGCGCTGGCGCGCTGGCTGGTTGCGACGGCGCCTTGCGAGGTCAAGGTGTTCGTCGACACCGCAGCGGTGATGGAGAAGCCCTTGGCGCAGGCCGCAAGCCTGGGCTGGCAGGGCAAGCACACCAACCTCGTCTCGCGCGAGTTCGGCTCCTGGCTGTTCCTCGGCGCGATCTACACCACGCTGAAACTGCCGCGCGATGACAGCGAGATCGATCACTGCGGCTCGTGCCGCGCGTGCCTCGACATCTGCCCGACCGCGGCATTCCCCGCGCCCTACAAACTCGATGCGCGGCGCTGCATCTCCTATCTGACCATCGAGACCAAGGGACCGATCCCGCGCGAATTCCGCAAGGCCATCGGCAACCGCATCTATGGCTGCGACGATTGCCTCGCCGCCTGCCCCTGGAACAAGTTCGCGCAAGAGGGCCGCGAGGCAAAGCTCGCCGCACGCGAGGCGCTGCGCGCGCCTGATCTGGCCGTACTCGCGCGGCTCGATGATACGGCGTTCCGCAGCCTGTTCACGAAGTCGCCGGTGAAGCGCGTCGGCCGCGACCGCTTCCTGCGCAACGTGCTGATCGCGATCGGCAACTCCGGCCATGCGGCGCTGGCGGAGGAGGCGCGGCGCCTGCTCGCGGATGCGAGCCCCCTGGTGCGTGGCGCAGCCGTGTGGGCGCTGGGGCAGTTACTATCGCGCGAGGAGTTCGCGGCTACGAGAGCGGTTTCGATCGCGAACGAGCATGACGCCAGCGTGCGTGAGGAGTGGCAGGCTGCTTCGTAG
- a CDS encoding DUF6798 domain-containing protein, giving the protein MTETSLSMPIDRRERATSLPAPFIEALTIAVAGSLLSILTSGFVFGVENNIFHLPIVAGLYNEPQYQDDVFIQSMRYFASGIWIVLGDTQKYLGHTEQIFFALNFLSRLISVLGFLCCASLLGITDRRDRIVFTLLVCSMPLLFGYSPAGTGGLFINYFTHSEIANGTILLGIYFAARGRFTAATVALGITFFVNAFMAIWLAPLLALIAVCLLIKKETSLGAICVRTAIGAVISAPIMFPVLHAILTNPELGKSLGVDYAVYLREYFAGHSLIDSIAPSSILGMFEVAALGAIALYWFGPTARELQAAYLGAIVLYLLGVVVPSFSTSPFLLNIQLLRSGTIIHLLAGLAVAALATSWLRRDSSALFLPGCAVVLTLYLGDVAFLAAMPIILATRRIHAATEALPPYRRKLGYGMLAMAGGVLFPVCAWHYFVFDRAYSAAAREWADVGSWARTSTPTSATFIVPPRPNIEAEPSPSITDIALSRAGNFEFVSHRRVWVDYKRGAAAMWTPSYYSVWHERMTETAAANDHASRLGYAARKGIGYVVEICDTMPSQDAGDVLFRTAHLCVSAAKRQAAGL; this is encoded by the coding sequence ATGACCGAGACAAGTCTGAGCATGCCTATCGACCGGCGGGAGCGCGCTACGAGCCTTCCCGCTCCCTTCATCGAGGCGCTAACGATTGCCGTGGCCGGCTCGCTGCTGTCGATCCTTACAAGCGGATTTGTCTTCGGCGTGGAAAACAACATCTTCCACCTCCCGATCGTCGCCGGGCTCTACAATGAGCCCCAATACCAGGACGATGTGTTCATCCAGTCGATGCGCTACTTCGCGTCCGGCATATGGATCGTGCTCGGGGATACCCAGAAATATCTCGGCCACACCGAGCAGATCTTCTTTGCCCTGAATTTTCTGTCCAGGCTGATCTCTGTCCTTGGCTTCCTGTGCTGCGCTTCGCTGCTTGGCATCACCGATCGGCGCGACAGGATCGTGTTCACGCTGCTCGTCTGCTCGATGCCGCTGCTTTTCGGCTACAGCCCGGCCGGCACCGGTGGCCTGTTCATCAACTATTTCACGCATTCGGAGATCGCCAATGGCACGATTCTGCTGGGGATCTATTTCGCGGCGCGAGGGCGGTTCACGGCGGCGACCGTGGCGTTGGGAATAACGTTCTTCGTCAACGCGTTCATGGCGATCTGGCTCGCGCCGTTGCTGGCGCTGATCGCCGTTTGTCTCCTGATCAAGAAGGAAACGAGCCTCGGTGCGATCTGCGTGCGGACGGCGATCGGCGCTGTGATCAGCGCGCCGATCATGTTTCCGGTGCTCCATGCGATCCTGACCAATCCCGAGCTCGGAAAGTCGCTTGGCGTCGATTATGCTGTTTATCTCCGCGAATATTTTGCCGGCCATTCCCTGATCGACTCGATCGCGCCTTCCAGCATCCTCGGGATGTTTGAGGTCGCTGCCCTCGGTGCAATCGCGCTGTACTGGTTCGGGCCAACGGCTCGCGAGCTGCAGGCGGCCTATCTCGGGGCGATCGTCCTCTATCTGCTTGGCGTCGTGGTGCCATCCTTCAGCACGTCACCCTTCCTCCTCAACATTCAGCTTCTTCGCTCGGGGACGATCATTCATCTGTTGGCCGGGCTTGCCGTTGCGGCCCTGGCCACGAGCTGGTTGCGTCGTGACAGTTCTGCGCTGTTTTTACCCGGCTGCGCGGTCGTATTGACGCTCTATCTGGGCGACGTTGCATTTCTGGCTGCCATGCCAATCATCCTGGCAACCCGACGGATCCACGCAGCGACGGAAGCCCTGCCTCCCTATCGTCGCAAGCTGGGTTACGGGATGCTTGCGATGGCTGGAGGCGTGCTGTTTCCGGTGTGTGCCTGGCATTATTTCGTGTTCGATCGGGCTTATTCCGCGGCGGCCCGGGAATGGGCGGATGTGGGCAGCTGGGCGCGTACATCGACGCCAACAAGCGCAACCTTCATCGTGCCGCCGAGACCCAACATCGAGGCGGAGCCCTCGCCTTCCATCACGGACATCGCCCTGTCGCGGGCGGGCAATTTCGAATTCGTCTCGCACCGCCGGGTCTGGGTCGACTACAAGCGCGGAGCGGCCGCGATGTGGACGCCATCCTACTATTCGGTCTGGCATGAGAGGATGACCGAGACGGCTGCCGCGAACGATCACGCGTCGCGGCTCGGCTACGCCGCGCGCAAGGGCATCGGCTACGTTGTCGAGATCTGCGATACGATGCCGTCTCAGGACGCAGGCGATGTGCTCTTCCGCACCGCGCATCTCTGCGTGTCCGCCGCCAAACGCCAGGCTGCGGGGCTCTGA
- a CDS encoding undecaprenyl-diphosphate phosphatase gives MSDTIRAVILGIIEGVTEFLPVSSTGHLLLAERFFGLGEGAFWDSFTVLIQLGAILAIVGLYFKKLWDVAIGMFSGDAYARRFVIGVLVAFLPAVIVGLIAGKYIKSMLFNPWVVCFTLIVGGAILLWVDQLDLKPREHDATRFPLPTYLLIGVAQCLAMIPGVSRSGASIVAAMLLGADKRAAAEFSFFLAIPTMIGAFAYDFYKSRAEMTMDHMGIVAIGFAVSFVTAIIVVKSFLEYVTRHGFTLFAWWRVIVGSLGLIALALGR, from the coding sequence ATGTCAGACACGATACGGGCAGTGATCCTCGGCATCATCGAGGGTGTGACCGAGTTCCTTCCCGTTTCCTCCACCGGACATCTGCTGCTCGCCGAGCGCTTTTTCGGTCTCGGTGAAGGCGCGTTCTGGGACTCTTTCACGGTCCTGATTCAGCTCGGCGCGATCCTCGCGATCGTGGGGCTCTACTTCAAGAAGCTGTGGGATGTCGCGATCGGCATGTTCTCGGGCGATGCCTATGCGCGCCGCTTCGTGATCGGCGTGCTGGTCGCGTTCCTCCCCGCCGTCATCGTCGGCCTCATCGCCGGCAAATACATCAAGAGCATGCTGTTCAATCCCTGGGTGGTGTGCTTCACGCTGATCGTCGGCGGCGCCATCCTGCTCTGGGTCGACCAGCTCGACCTCAAGCCGCGCGAGCATGATGCGACGCGCTTCCCGCTTCCGACCTATCTGTTGATCGGCGTCGCGCAATGCCTGGCGATGATTCCCGGCGTGTCGCGCTCGGGCGCCAGCATCGTCGCCGCGATGCTGCTCGGGGCGGACAAGCGCGCGGCGGCGGAATTCTCGTTCTTCCTCGCCATCCCCACCATGATCGGCGCGTTCGCCTATGACTTCTACAAGAGCCGCGCCGAGATGACGATGGATCACATGGGCATCGTCGCGATCGGCTTCGCGGTATCGTTCGTGACCGCGATCATCGTGGTCAAGAGCTTCCTGGAATACGTCACGCGCCACGGCTTTACGCTGTTCGCCTGGTGGCGCGTCATCGTCGGCTCGCTCGGCCTGATCGCGCTGGCGCTGGGACGGTAA
- a CDS encoding complex I NDUFA9 subunit family protein — protein sequence MASNLDTLVTVFGGSGFLGRNVVRALCKRDYRVRVAVRRPELAGFLQPSGRVGQVHTVQANLRYPASVEAALRDSRAVINLVGILAESGGQTFDAVQAKGAETVAKAAAAAGASLVHVSAIGADEQSASRYARAKALGEKAVLAAVPSATIFRPSVVFGPEDQFTNRFAALARMSPVLPLIGGETKMQPVYVRDVATAIADAVDGKAKAGATYELGGPEVLTMREIIEAILAITNRKRMLVPLPFGLARFQANFLQFAPGAFKLTPDQVTLLEKNNVVSEAAKGAGLTLEGLGIAPDSLEGIAPQYLWRFRPAGQFQRKDA from the coding sequence ATGGCATCGAATCTCGACACCCTCGTCACGGTTTTCGGCGGATCGGGGTTTTTGGGCAGAAACGTCGTCCGCGCGCTGTGCAAGCGCGACTACCGCGTCCGGGTCGCGGTGCGGCGGCCGGAGCTCGCCGGCTTTCTCCAGCCCTCGGGCAGGGTCGGGCAGGTCCACACCGTGCAGGCCAATCTGCGCTATCCGGCCTCGGTCGAGGCGGCGCTGCGTGATTCGCGTGCCGTGATCAACCTGGTCGGCATCCTCGCCGAGAGCGGCGGGCAGACTTTTGATGCCGTTCAGGCCAAGGGCGCCGAGACCGTCGCCAAGGCCGCAGCCGCGGCCGGCGCTTCCCTCGTGCACGTCTCCGCGATCGGCGCCGACGAGCAGTCGGCCTCGCGCTATGCCCGCGCCAAGGCGCTCGGCGAAAAGGCGGTGCTGGCCGCGGTGCCCTCAGCCACGATTTTCCGTCCCTCGGTGGTGTTTGGCCCTGAGGACCAGTTCACGAACCGCTTTGCGGCGCTGGCGCGGATGTCGCCGGTGCTGCCGCTGATCGGCGGTGAGACGAAGATGCAGCCGGTCTATGTCCGGGACGTCGCGACCGCGATTGCCGATGCCGTCGACGGCAAGGCCAAGGCGGGTGCGACCTACGAGCTCGGCGGGCCGGAAGTTCTGACCATGCGCGAGATCATCGAGGCCATCCTGGCGATCACGAATCGCAAGCGGATGCTCGTGCCGCTGCCGTTCGGACTGGCGCGCTTCCAGGCCAACTTCCTGCAATTCGCGCCGGGCGCGTTCAAGCTGACGCCGGACCAGGTGACGCTGCTCGAGAAGAACAATGTGGTCTCGGAGGCCGCGAAGGGGGCCGGCCTGACGCTGGAAGGCCTCGGCATCGCGCCGGATTCGCTCGAAGGCATCGCCCCGCAATATCTCTGGCGCTTCCGCCCCGCCGGGCAGTTCCAGCGCAAGGACGCGTAA
- a CDS encoding ribonuclease D codes for MTVRLHRGDLPDLSRYTGSVAIDTETMGLNPHRDRLCVVQLSPGDGSADVVQIPKGHTDAPNLKALLANPSVTKIFHFARFDIAVLYEAFGVMTTPLYCTKIASRLTRTYTDRHGLKDLVREVLNVDLSKQQQSSDWGADSLSEPQLAYAASDVLHLHALRERLDAMLVREGRTDLAQACFEFLPTRAKLDLQGWEAEDIFAHS; via the coding sequence ATGACCGTACGCCTGCATCGCGGCGATCTGCCGGACCTGTCCCGCTACACCGGGTCGGTCGCGATCGATACCGAGACCATGGGCCTGAACCCGCATCGCGACCGGCTGTGCGTCGTGCAGCTCTCGCCGGGCGATGGCAGCGCCGACGTTGTTCAGATCCCCAAGGGGCACACCGACGCGCCGAACCTGAAGGCGCTGCTCGCCAATCCCTCCGTCACGAAGATCTTCCATTTCGCGCGGTTCGATATCGCCGTGCTGTACGAGGCCTTCGGCGTGATGACGACGCCACTCTACTGCACCAAGATCGCCTCGCGCCTGACCCGCACCTACACCGATCGCCACGGCCTCAAGGACCTCGTCCGCGAGGTGCTCAACGTCGACCTGTCCAAGCAGCAGCAATCGAGCGATTGGGGCGCGGACAGCCTGAGCGAGCCGCAGCTCGCCTACGCCGCCTCCGACGTCCTGCACCTGCATGCGCTACGCGAACGGCTGGATGCCATGCTGGTGCGGGAGGGCCGCACCGATCTGGCTCAGGCCTGCTTCGAGTTCCTGCCGACGCGGGCGAAGCTCGATTTGCAGGGCTGGGAGGCCGAGGACATTTTTGCGCATTCCTGA
- a CDS encoding UbiA family prenyltransferase: MEQPQWQRDLAGSEPLPSLSASPRALVIDLEGALLRSNLLLEALFSRPGRMLARFGAGGQAGMAPLTDILARAKIDYAHLPYDADVLNRALAARARGERIYLAAGRFEAHAAAIAAHLGFDGVVTSADLAAGDGAAPPFDPRSTGHIADQRASRQVGWRIWLRALRVYQYAKNSLVFVPLVTAHQMSPSALGAALLAFLAFSACASGAYLMNDLLDLAADRQHPTKRHRPLAAGDLPIASALVAIPLLWLSALAASLCISGIFVAVLTGYLVTTVAYSLFLKKKMLLDVVTLAGLYSLRIVAGAVGVGVVLSEWLLMFSLFVFTSLALIKRFSELTLRQGAGLSDPANRDYRIGDLQVIAAMAAASGMNAVIVFSLYVSSSAVMSLYSRPWMLWLLNPLLLYWFGRALMMAHRREMPDDPILYTFKDNASRITVVAMISIMLAAI; encoded by the coding sequence ATGGAGCAGCCCCAATGGCAGCGCGATCTCGCCGGATCGGAGCCGTTACCGTCTCTTTCGGCGTCGCCGCGCGCGCTCGTCATTGACCTCGAGGGCGCGCTGCTGCGCTCGAACCTGCTGCTGGAGGCGCTGTTCAGCAGGCCCGGCCGGATGCTGGCCCGCTTCGGCGCGGGCGGACAGGCGGGCATGGCGCCGCTCACGGACATTCTGGCGCGCGCCAAGATCGACTACGCCCATCTTCCCTATGATGCCGACGTGCTCAACCGCGCGCTGGCGGCGCGGGCGCGGGGCGAGCGGATCTATCTCGCCGCCGGCCGCTTCGAGGCCCACGCCGCGGCGATCGCGGCGCATCTCGGCTTCGATGGTGTGGTGACGTCGGCGGATCTCGCCGCAGGCGATGGGGCTGCGCCGCCGTTCGACCCGCGATCCACCGGTCACATCGCCGACCAGCGGGCCAGCCGTCAGGTCGGTTGGCGAATTTGGCTGCGGGCGCTGCGCGTCTATCAATACGCCAAGAACTCGCTGGTGTTCGTTCCCCTGGTCACGGCGCATCAGATGAGCCCATCGGCGCTGGGCGCGGCGCTGCTGGCGTTCCTGGCGTTCTCGGCCTGCGCGTCGGGCGCCTATCTGATGAACGACCTGCTCGACCTCGCGGCCGACCGGCAGCATCCGACAAAGCGGCATCGTCCGCTCGCGGCCGGCGACCTGCCGATCGCATCGGCGCTGGTCGCCATACCGCTGCTGTGGCTCAGCGCCCTCGCCGCCAGCCTGTGCATCTCCGGCATCTTCGTCGCCGTCCTCACCGGCTATCTCGTCACCACGGTCGCCTACTCGCTGTTCCTGAAGAAGAAGATGCTGCTCGACGTCGTCACGCTCGCCGGCCTCTACAGCTTGCGCATCGTCGCCGGCGCCGTCGGTGTCGGCGTGGTGCTGTCCGAATGGCTCTTGATGTTCTCGCTGTTCGTGTTCACTTCGCTGGCGCTGATCAAGCGCTTCAGCGAGTTGACGCTGCGTCAGGGCGCAGGCCTTTCCGATCCCGCCAACCGCGATTACAGGATCGGCGACCTCCAGGTCATTGCCGCGATGGCGGCGGCGAGCGGCATGAACGCGGTGATCGTCTTCTCGCTCTACGTCTCGTCCTCGGCGGTGATGTCGCTCTACAGCCGTCCCTGGATGCTGTGGCTGCTCAATCCGCTCCTGCTCTACTGGTTCGGCCGCGCGCTGATGATGGCGCATCGCCGCGAGATGCCGGACGACCCGATCCTCTACACCTTCAAGGACAACGCCAGCCGCATCACCGTGGTGGCGATGATCTCTATCATGCTGGCAGCGATCTGA